The nucleotide sequence TCTAACATTTTTCCGCTACACAATTTACAATATCATAGTCAATTAAGTGACATTCTCTTAGATGCTGCAAAAGAATTAGGTTTTAAAGAATTAAATAATCAAAACAATCTTGGTTTTATAAAGGCTGTATTAACACAAAATAAAGGTAAAAGATGGACAGCATCTGATAATTTCGATACATCAAAACATGTCTTAACTAATGTGCTagttgaaaaattaataattaaagacAAAAAGTGTATAGGTGTTCAAATAAGTAAtccaaaaaaagtaaaattacttgCAAGTAAAGGTGTAATAGTAAGTGCAGGAACTTTTAATTCAGCAAAACTTTTACAATTATCTGGCATAGGTCCTGCAGAATTGTTGAAATCTCTTAACATATCTGTGGTTAAAGAATTGTCAGTTGGGAAAAATCTGCAAGACCATGTTGGTACTGGTTTAGATTTAGTTCTATTTGATAAACCACAGTCTGTAGAGATGTTTGATTTAATGAATTTGTTTAATGTCTATGAATACTTCGTTAACGGTACTGGACCTTTGACTACACCTGGCTGTGAAGTTGTAGGTTTTATTTCTACAGATAATAACACAATACCAGATGTGCAATTCATGATGTTGCCAGTTGGAATAACTGCCGATAGAGGTAGCAAGTTAAGAAAAACTTTAGGTATAACTGATACTGTATGGGATAACTACTTTTCAAAACTATTTGATAAGCATACAGCAACGTTTTTTGCATTAATACTACACCCTAAAAGTAGAGGTGAAGTTAAAATTAATAGTAAAGATCCAATTGTAGCACCTATTATTGATCCTAAATATTTATCACATCCAGAAGATGTAAAAACTATAGTTAATAGTATTAAAACTGTAATAAATTTAGTCGAAACAGATGCTATGAAAGCAATTGGGGCTCAGTTAAATAAAATCCATTTTCCGGGATGTGAAAAGTTTGATATATTTTCAGATGTTTATTTAGAATGTTATATAAAACATTTAACATTATCTAGCTACCATCCCGTAGGCACATGTTCTATGGGAATCTCTGAATCTAATCAGTCCGTAGTTGACACATCTTTCAAAGTTTTAGGAATAGACAATCTCTATGTTGTCGATGGTTCGGTGTTGCCAACATTGCCAAGTGGAAACATAAACGCGGCAATAGCTATGATggctaatatattttttgaaaatatgatcaaaaaatctatttttctacCAAGTAAGactttattttgcagtaataggttatttgatgatttattttttaaagtttgccCAGTTAGATGACATGAAGAAGTATTTAAATGtaaagaaaatagaaaagaaaacCAAATGTGCCATAGAAATAGACATTTAGTATTTACTTGAAGgtagaaaaaagttttttaatataaaaaattaaaatggtatCATCATACTGTGAATGGCTTGCACAGTGTTTAAAACTAGGATAAGCATTTAGGTAGAAGCTAAACTGGCAGGAAATGGCATGAAAAATGAGCATTGTGCTATTACAAGTGGGGAAGCAGTGCGTTTGTGCCTCTATGAGTTGCACGTCAATTCATactgttgtaattttttttaattaaataaaacaccaAAATCAatacttttattaatttatttaaggtCACTTCTACAGATAAAGttccatacataataatattattttgagcTCAGTTTCTAAAACAACCATGACTTAGGTAACACCCAAATATTTCATGTAACAAAACTTCATGTACAATCGAGCACAAAATCGATATAAGTAATTGATAATATAATCTGTTCAACGTAGATTTATTGTATTGAATATTGCATATCATTAATTTCACAAAACCTTAATTCACTTTAATTTCACTTTATTGCTTTCGCTTTACAAAATTCCACTATTTTAATAAGATTCGTCATATACTTAGACGTCATATACATAAGTAATACATCAATATTATGAATACTGGAGACCACCGTTTTTGGGCAAAACTTTGTAAGTAATTAACCTTTTTATGtgaaaaatagtttttacaGAAAGTGACGCTTTTTACAGATATCCATTTGGATTGTACAAAATGCCTACATCTTTTTTACGagttttcatatattttaacCAAAAATTTAACTAATATTGTAAAAGTAAACAATACATTAATACagagcaaataataataattataattgactAGATTATGTTGCAAGCTTAAATAAGTTctcctttattattataaaattgtaattatgaCAAAATCTTTGgttttatcaatattatttgTCTACATGATACAAATAGCATAATTCCATATACTTAATATGTCATATGTtcgtattatattttttctatatataaaAAGGGTTTCATTAAACCCTTGTATGACGCCTTTCACATATTACATCATATATATAAAACATTAAGACACCTCGGACGGAAGATTATCCTAAACTAAGTATATCTAAATCTAATAACATTAAAAACGCCACATACCTACTTTGTGCtagtacttaacagggctctctccgtcactcgtttcatacaatcgtagccccaatttcatttgaatattaagcaaccaaagtccttgaaattttgcagacatattctagaaactaatatctgtgtctgtggtgttttagatttttctaaaaatatgtagtttaaaaattacaggggctcaaagatttgtatgtaaattcttaagaccgcgtaactttgaaaccgaatattttaacagaaatctggaaaaccacagacatagatattagtttccagaatatgtctgcaaaatttcatggactttggttgcttaatattcaaatgaaattggaactacgattgtatgaaacgagtgacggagagagccctcttaaataactttcaaattaTAATGTCGGCTAGGAAATAGAAAACCTTTCGATTTGAACCTAGAGACTATGTACAAACAAAATACTGGCGATTCTGATATATTTCTCTAAATAAACTAACCGACGACGCTGGGTTGACTATATATTATTACGTCCTATCGTAAATCGAACccttataatataaaaagttaatCAAACAGATTatataagaataatataaatatgaagATTTCACTTTGTGCTGAGCAAAACGTAGATACAATGCAGTTACTGCATACCCACAttaatactggacggattgtcTGATTTATTAGGTCAATCATTATACAGTAGGATTTCTTATCCTACGCAATATACATATAAGCCAAAATGACTTTAATAGCAAAGTTTTGCACTCTGATTaggaactaaaaataaaaatgaaatgaatataatatgtaattaattcATTTCCCAATTCTtttaaaactgaatttattttaaaataatattttcatattgattgttttattattaagtatgctACTCATACTCTTATAAGAATTTTATGTTCTAGTTGTTTGCTGTTAATGACTATAAACTAGCTAATTTTATAGCGATTTTGTAAAACTCGTACATTTTACTAGTCCCAAATTATGTTTTATACCTGAAAAGATGTTAAGGCTAAAATAATTTTTGCTAAAAGACTGCTTCATAattgtacctatgtataaatttaataaatagcaaatattaaaataatgtttcacattcattattaaattaataattaattattataataagcctattaattactttaattgTGCAAATAGAAATATTAATAGGTTTTACCTTTTAATACTGAGcggtaaaattgtcttttactataagtacctaatttctaaaataattgtttataatatttctacataataatttattgtacaaATGTATAAGATAATACTGTTTTTGAATGAATAGACtttgttaaaataaatttgTCCACTTCAGAAGTTTTGTTTCATTTaacattaggtacatatttctttgtaaattcatgtaagtaattattatattcatcCGAGATGAATTGCTGAGCTTCGTTTGAGCaacttattttattcattgtttTTAAACCACTAAAATGCATAAAGCAATTTTCATCTTGTTCAAAATCTTAATTTACCAAAGAattgttacaatttttatttaacattcTCAAGCTCAGTCAAACAAAAATGTTGctaaacattgttttataaaacacTAGTTACAATATTTACATAAGTTCAAGTATCAAGTCACATCAACGTTTTCAAAGCTGTTAGGTATTATTAAATCATTTACTAAATTAAGCTTTTCCTAAACTTTAGTGACGTGAATATCAGAAAATTTTATTCTCTTGAATCATTTTATACTCTTTCGCTTATGCCATTGAAACTTTAAGTTATAATTagttcacaatatttttttaaacaaagatctCCCCGATCTCCCTTGTCAGATCAATTTCCACAAATGcacaattaaatacctacttcatttcGGTAAATGATAGAAAAAGAGGCGTTCGTTAAACGTTTTTGCGAAGTGAGCCTTCTATAACTACCTCTGATTTGCAAATGCAAGATTTGTACAACAGATGGACAATATCCTACCAAGACTTACTTGAAACACGAATCCAAGTAATTGTCCAACATGTCCAACTGGAGATCCGCCCAATCCGTTGGATTTAGCAGCAAAGACGACAAATCATCTTCTGGTATTAGAGGGGGAGGCGCCACCGGTTCGACGATAACATTGGCTCCAATATTTGTATCCATGTCAATGTCTGATAGCGATTGAAGGGGAAAATCAGGTAGATGCAAGGTAACAGCTTGGTTCAATTCATTTGTCATATCGTTGATTTCCATTGGTATATTGGCGATTGCTATTTGTTCTTCGGTAACTTTGGGGTCTTTTTTCGTTTCGCTGGGCTTCTTTTTCTTGTGGGGTCTATTTGATATGCGTTTTGTTCCCTCCAAGTGAGCAAGGTCGAGTTTCCAGAACCCTCCTTTTCCTGGTTCGTGTTTAGAGCGCGCCACTTTGACG is from Maniola jurtina chromosome 14, ilManJurt1.1, whole genome shotgun sequence and encodes:
- the LOC123871612 gene encoding glucose dehydrogenase [FAD, quinone]-like, with the translated sequence MSPVHLLQFFIFSVCIHLFSIFTYLVYYYDLLTTSNDMLEEYDFIIVGSGTAGSLIADRLSKETNYTFIVLEAGGRGHPFHDIPAFGPLLHGSVFDWQYETAPQENACHAMEDSKCKLTQGKMLGGSSKLNNMIHIRGNTSHYANWFHGKYTKEYIEEQFNYVESNIFPLHNLQYHSQLSDILLDAAKELGFKELNNQNNLGFIKAVLTQNKGKRWTASDNFDTSKHVLTNVLVEKLIIKDKKCIGVQISNPKKVKLLASKGVIVSAGTFNSAKLLQLSGIGPAELLKSLNISVVKELSVGKNLQDHVGTGLDLVLFDKPQSVEMFDLMNLFNVYEYFVNGTGPLTTPGCEVVGFISTDNNTIPDVQFMMLPVGITADRGSKLRKTLGITDTVWDNYFSKLFDKHTATFFALILHPKSRGEVKINSKDPIVAPIIDPKYLSHPEDVKTIVNSIKTVINLVETDAMKAIGAQLNKIHFPGCEKFDIFSDVYLECYIKHLTLSSYHPVGTCSMGISESNQSVVDTSFKVLGIDNLYVVDGSVLPTLPSGNINAAIAMMANIFFENMIKKSIFLPSKTLFCSNRLFDDLFFKVCPVR